The Oceaniferula flava genome has a window encoding:
- a CDS encoding sulfatase: protein MRFTSPLKRLVTSLFFLAPLTLSAEQKANILFICVDDLRPELGCYGKEHMYTPNIDRLAAQGRLFSRHYVQVPTCGASRAALLTGRYPRTGADLGNGAISAAHKRAQSTTTLPQTFRDNGYTTISIGKVSHHPGGLMGKEWNDPSKVEMPGAWDQHLMPSGEWKTPQRAMHGLAHGVPRSRGKSPAIEIEEGPDTLYPDGLITNTALEHISQLAKQEKPWLLAVGLIKPHLPFTAPKQYWDLYEGKDLPPVQHPEKPERSLTWSKSGEFLGGYSHEEKDPREDTAYAAHVRRHYYASVSYVDAQVGKILNALEQSGQKDHTIVVLWGDHGWNLGERRIWGKHNLYEEALHSPLIIRSPEMKQAGTAADAITETIDIFPTLCELTGVVKPNTLDGASLAPQLKVATAESDGIARSFWKGSQSLRTDRYRLTRQTSKSKATDYNLFRFPETETPNSEQTQKVAAQLESQFFTP from the coding sequence ATGCGATTCACCAGCCCCCTGAAACGTCTCGTCACCTCGCTCTTCTTCCTCGCTCCACTCACTCTGAGCGCGGAGCAGAAGGCGAACATTCTCTTCATCTGCGTCGATGACCTACGCCCTGAATTGGGCTGTTATGGCAAGGAGCACATGTACACGCCGAACATTGACCGGCTCGCTGCGCAAGGGCGCTTGTTCAGTCGGCATTACGTGCAAGTCCCCACCTGCGGGGCTTCCCGCGCCGCCCTCCTCACCGGTCGCTACCCGAGGACCGGGGCCGACCTGGGAAATGGTGCTATTTCCGCAGCTCACAAAAGAGCGCAGTCCACGACCACGCTCCCCCAGACCTTCAGAGATAACGGTTACACCACCATCTCCATCGGCAAGGTCAGCCACCACCCGGGCGGACTGATGGGCAAGGAATGGAACGATCCTAGCAAAGTGGAAATGCCGGGCGCCTGGGATCAGCACTTGATGCCCAGTGGCGAGTGGAAAACGCCGCAGCGTGCGATGCATGGGCTCGCTCACGGTGTGCCGCGCAGCCGGGGAAAATCTCCCGCAATCGAGATCGAAGAAGGACCGGACACCCTTTACCCCGACGGACTGATCACCAACACGGCGCTTGAACACATCAGCCAGCTCGCTAAGCAAGAAAAGCCATGGCTGTTAGCCGTGGGCCTGATCAAACCGCACCTCCCCTTCACCGCGCCCAAGCAGTATTGGGATCTCTACGAGGGCAAAGACCTGCCACCCGTGCAGCATCCGGAGAAACCCGAACGCTCACTCACCTGGAGCAAGAGCGGTGAGTTCTTGGGGGGCTACAGCCATGAGGAAAAAGACCCGCGCGAGGATACCGCCTACGCCGCCCACGTCCGCCGCCACTACTACGCGTCGGTGAGCTACGTTGATGCCCAGGTGGGAAAAATTCTCAACGCCCTGGAACAATCAGGCCAGAAGGATCACACCATCGTGGTGCTCTGGGGCGATCACGGCTGGAACCTTGGCGAGCGCCGTATCTGGGGAAAACACAATCTCTACGAGGAAGCTCTGCATTCACCTCTCATCATTCGCTCTCCTGAAATGAAGCAAGCCGGAACAGCGGCCGATGCCATCACCGAGACCATCGATATTTTCCCCACCCTGTGCGAACTCACTGGGGTTGTTAAACCTAACACACTCGATGGAGCCTCACTCGCTCCGCAACTGAAAGTCGCGACGGCGGAGAGCGACGGTATCGCTCGATCGTTCTGGAAAGGATCGCAGTCGTTACGGACCGACCGCTACCGCCTCACTCGCCAAACATCGAAGTCTAAAGCGACCGACTACAATTTGTTCCGCTTCCCGGAAACCGAAACCCCTAACAGCGAGCAAACTCAAAAAGTCGCAGCTCAGTTAGAATCCCAATTTTTCACCCCATGA
- a CDS encoding BatA domain-containing protein, with translation MSFLSPFLLWGVLAASIPIVIHLLNRRRHRTVQWAAMEFLLKATRESRGKKKLKYLIILTCRALAIVALVFAIARPLVGGFLGWSGGKVDTVILVLDRSASMEQQSPGSRESKRASAIASVRKSLSELNSPRLVLIDSASGKAQDVPSPDALEELSSTSATDTKASIPTLISTAIDYVLDHSPGRTEIWVASDLQESDWSPEEGRWAAIRAGLNDLPQKTTLRILSLASAPKDNISIRVLASRRTEDELVLDLELTRTDSDGPAAIPITYSVNGTRSADKVTVNGQTYQFQKRLPLGTREGRGHGFVSLPADTNLRDNVSYFAYGEDSPSKTYLVSEGGEAPEWLELAAAPPGFDRSEATRVSPNSAHDIDWSSATLIIWQAALPDGPVAEEFMRYIESGGAAILLPPLGESDTNFAGLSWGEQSTAPQGQYFIISEWDQADGPLRNGLEGTQIPVPKLKAIKRREILGEATSLALWDDEKPFLVRKVIGDGSAIFIATLPDYTWSNLADADALLPIVQRMIEQGDNRFGSAFAAITGSRKSMAADGETRRRLDTHAKSTSSNAPYEAGVWQLGDRLLATNRPKSEDQWQILTTAKLNSVLEGVPYKLFEDAGESESLAREIWRAFLIAMLVFLITEAILCLQPKLKNTKS, from the coding sequence GTGTCTTTTCTATCACCATTCCTGCTTTGGGGCGTGCTCGCGGCGAGCATCCCAATCGTCATTCACCTTCTGAACCGCAGACGGCACCGCACCGTGCAGTGGGCGGCCATGGAGTTCCTACTGAAGGCGACCAGAGAATCGCGCGGCAAGAAGAAGCTGAAGTATCTCATTATTCTGACCTGCCGTGCCTTGGCGATCGTTGCCTTGGTGTTCGCCATTGCTCGACCATTGGTCGGTGGCTTTTTAGGCTGGAGCGGAGGAAAAGTGGACACCGTGATCTTGGTTTTGGATCGCTCCGCCAGCATGGAGCAGCAATCACCCGGCAGCCGCGAGAGCAAGCGTGCCAGTGCCATTGCCAGCGTGCGCAAGTCGCTCAGCGAGCTGAATTCGCCGCGCTTGGTATTGATCGATAGCGCTAGCGGCAAGGCCCAGGACGTTCCCTCCCCAGATGCGCTGGAGGAACTGAGTTCCACCTCCGCCACCGATACCAAGGCCTCCATCCCCACACTCATCTCCACCGCCATTGATTATGTGTTAGACCACTCACCGGGTCGGACCGAGATCTGGGTGGCCTCGGATTTACAGGAGTCCGATTGGTCACCGGAAGAAGGTCGCTGGGCCGCCATCCGCGCGGGCTTGAATGATTTACCGCAAAAAACCACCCTGCGCATTCTCTCCCTCGCGTCCGCACCAAAAGACAACATCTCGATCCGCGTCCTTGCATCGCGCCGCACCGAAGATGAACTGGTGCTGGACTTGGAACTGACCCGCACCGATTCCGATGGCCCCGCCGCCATCCCTATTACCTACAGTGTCAATGGCACACGCAGTGCGGACAAGGTGACCGTCAACGGCCAGACCTATCAGTTCCAAAAACGTCTCCCCCTCGGCACGCGCGAGGGCCGGGGGCACGGCTTTGTCTCCCTGCCAGCCGACACCAATCTCCGCGACAACGTTTCGTATTTTGCCTACGGAGAAGACAGTCCGTCGAAGACTTATCTGGTCAGTGAAGGTGGCGAAGCACCCGAATGGCTCGAGCTCGCCGCCGCCCCTCCGGGTTTCGACCGCAGCGAAGCCACCCGCGTCTCTCCGAACAGCGCTCATGATATCGACTGGTCCAGTGCCACCCTTATCATCTGGCAGGCAGCCCTTCCGGATGGTCCCGTGGCTGAAGAGTTCATGCGTTACATCGAATCCGGTGGAGCCGCCATTCTACTGCCCCCATTGGGAGAATCCGACACCAACTTCGCCGGTCTCTCCTGGGGTGAACAGAGCACCGCCCCCCAAGGACAGTATTTCATCATTTCCGAGTGGGACCAAGCAGATGGCCCCCTGCGCAACGGCCTCGAAGGCACTCAGATCCCCGTTCCCAAACTGAAGGCCATCAAACGCCGGGAGATTCTTGGCGAGGCGACGTCACTCGCTCTCTGGGACGATGAAAAACCGTTCCTCGTGCGCAAAGTCATCGGCGATGGCAGCGCTATTTTCATTGCCACCTTACCGGACTACACCTGGTCGAATCTCGCCGACGCCGACGCGCTCCTGCCCATCGTGCAGCGCATGATCGAGCAGGGCGACAATCGCTTTGGATCCGCCTTCGCAGCGATCACCGGAAGTCGAAAGTCGATGGCTGCCGATGGCGAAACCCGACGCCGTCTCGACACTCACGCCAAGTCCACCAGCAGCAATGCCCCATACGAAGCCGGGGTGTGGCAACTGGGCGACCGACTTCTGGCAACCAACCGACCCAAGTCCGAAGATCAATGGCAAATTTTAACCACCGCGAAACTCAACTCGGTGTTAGAGGGGGTGCCATACAAACTCTTCGAAGATGCAGGCGAATCTGAATCTCTCGCCCGCGAAATCTGGCGCGCCTTCCTGATCGCCATGCTCGTATTCCTCATCACCGAAGCCATCCTCTGCCTCCAGCCCAAGTTGAAAAATACGAAATCCTAA
- a CDS encoding DUF58 domain-containing protein: MKYDFLDPEALSRLGAIPLEARQAMTGNVAGRHRSPHRGSSVEFAEYRKYVQGDDTRRLDWKAYARSDRYYIKEFEADTNLRAYFVLDASGSMGFSAADDARIQFARKLAATLSYLIIDQGDAAGLSVCQEKIHVEIPPTRRPAHLNHMFEVLANTEPTGETGLVEALHTIAEKVAQRALVIILSDLFCDTNALGDALQHLRYRKHDVAVFHMLDKQEIAFDFERPHRFVDMEDKTSIVAEPTLVADEYREAMKEFMATVKGKCHDIHADYHLITTDQDYEEIVHDFLTSRLTKKGKA; this comes from the coding sequence ATGAAATACGATTTCTTAGACCCCGAAGCCCTGTCGCGACTTGGCGCCATCCCCCTGGAGGCCCGCCAAGCAATGACCGGTAACGTCGCTGGTAGACACCGCTCGCCGCATCGAGGGTCGTCCGTCGAATTCGCCGAATACCGGAAATACGTGCAGGGCGACGACACCCGCAGGCTCGATTGGAAAGCCTACGCCCGATCTGATCGCTATTACATCAAGGAATTTGAAGCAGACACCAACCTGCGCGCTTACTTCGTGTTAGACGCCAGTGGCTCGATGGGCTTCTCCGCCGCCGACGATGCCCGGATTCAGTTTGCCCGCAAACTCGCGGCCACGCTGTCCTACCTCATCATCGATCAGGGAGATGCCGCCGGGCTTTCGGTTTGCCAGGAGAAAATCCACGTGGAGATCCCACCGACACGGCGTCCGGCACACCTGAACCACATGTTCGAGGTGCTGGCGAATACCGAGCCGACCGGGGAGACAGGCCTGGTGGAAGCGCTGCACACCATTGCCGAAAAAGTCGCCCAACGTGCGCTGGTGATTATACTCTCCGACCTCTTTTGCGACACCAACGCTCTGGGAGACGCCCTCCAGCACCTGCGCTACCGCAAGCACGACGTCGCCGTTTTCCACATGCTGGACAAGCAGGAGATCGCTTTTGACTTCGAACGTCCGCACCGCTTTGTCGATATGGAAGACAAGACCTCCATTGTCGCCGAGCCCACCTTGGTCGCCGACGAATACCGTGAGGCAATGAAGGAATTCATGGCCACGGTCAAAGGCAAGTGCCATGATATCCATGCCGATTACCACCTGATCACCACCGATCAGGATTACGAGGAGATCGTGCATGATTTCCTAACAAGCCGACTCACCAAGAAGGGAAAAGCCTGA
- a CDS encoding AAA family ATPase, giving the protein METPTTPPDNTSSPTAAPPAPDSVAAAANSTLPADDVAAIDHLGKVYQAFKEEIGNVIIGQEDVIEQLAICLFARGHALLMGVPGLAKTLLVSSVAETMDLSFNRIQFTPDLMPADITGTDIIQETDAGHREFQFIKGPVFANLVLADEINRAPAKTQSAMLEAMQENMVTVLGKTYPLDKPFFVLATQNPVEQEGTYPLPEAQLDRFMFLINVDYPSHEEELRIARETTGTAKKALKHILNGEQVIEFQQLVRRVPVPDHIYDYAVEIVRKTRAGTEAAPDWIGEFVGWGAGPRAVQYLILGAKARAALNGSYMARLEDIEAVARPVLTHRVLTNFAAESQGMTAAKVVDRLVEEMREA; this is encoded by the coding sequence ATGGAAACACCGACCACACCTCCTGACAACACCTCCTCTCCGACTGCAGCCCCACCGGCTCCGGACTCAGTAGCCGCCGCCGCGAATTCCACGCTGCCTGCAGACGATGTGGCCGCCATTGATCACCTCGGTAAGGTGTATCAAGCATTCAAGGAGGAAATTGGTAACGTCATCATTGGCCAGGAGGACGTCATCGAACAGCTGGCCATCTGCCTTTTCGCCCGCGGTCATGCACTGCTGATGGGGGTTCCCGGCTTGGCGAAAACTCTGTTAGTCTCATCCGTCGCCGAAACCATGGACCTGAGCTTTAACCGGATCCAGTTCACCCCCGACCTCATGCCGGCGGACATCACCGGAACGGACATCATTCAAGAAACCGACGCCGGCCACCGCGAATTCCAGTTCATCAAAGGCCCTGTCTTTGCCAACTTGGTGCTTGCCGATGAAATCAACCGTGCCCCCGCGAAAACGCAATCCGCGATGCTCGAAGCGATGCAGGAAAACATGGTCACCGTGCTGGGTAAAACCTACCCGCTGGACAAACCCTTTTTCGTGCTGGCAACGCAGAACCCGGTGGAGCAAGAAGGCACCTACCCTCTGCCCGAGGCTCAGCTGGACCGCTTCATGTTCCTCATCAACGTCGATTACCCGTCGCACGAAGAAGAGCTCCGCATTGCCCGTGAGACCACCGGCACTGCCAAGAAAGCACTCAAACACATTCTCAATGGCGAGCAGGTCATCGAATTCCAACAACTGGTCCGCCGCGTTCCCGTGCCGGATCACATTTACGACTACGCCGTCGAAATCGTGCGCAAGACCCGCGCCGGCACCGAAGCCGCTCCCGACTGGATTGGCGAGTTCGTTGGCTGGGGTGCAGGCCCGCGTGCCGTGCAGTATTTGATTCTCGGCGCCAAGGCACGAGCTGCCCTGAACGGCTCCTACATGGCTCGCCTCGAGGACATCGAAGCGGTGGCACGCCCGGTGCTCACCCACCGTGTGCTGACCAACTTTGCCGCCGAGTCCCAGGGCATGACGGCCGCCAAGGTGGTCGACCGCTTGGTGGAGGAAATGCGCGAGGCCTAA
- the guaB gene encoding IMP dehydrogenase has translation MAQISLGLSFDDVLLTPQMSSVLPGEADLTSALTENIGLNIPVVSAAMDTVSETELAIALAREGGIGVIHRNNLIEDQAAMVSKVKRSESAVIHEPYTVKKDQSVGELRFIMDQQGFSGFPVVDADGKLEGMVTGRDVRHMADDSAKISEVMTPLERVVTSPESTTMREARSILYENRIEKLPLVDANGTLCGLITGADIEKRITFTNSAKDPNGQLRCGAAVGVGPDCVERAEALVKAGADALFIDAATGHTSRVMEVISKLRELGDVPVVAGNVVTAEGAKDLCDAGVSAVKVGVGPGSICTTRVISGVGMPQFTAIQNVASYCRDKGVAVIADGGIRYSGDIVKALAAGADLVMLGSILAGTRESPGATVHYQGRRFKSYRGMGSLGAMRKGSGDRYGQNSSGKLVAEGVEGRVPYKGPLADVVFQLMGGLRSGMGYVGASNLPELRERAVFTQITSGGLKESHAHDIVITEEPVNYQPTL, from the coding sequence ATGGCGCAAATCTCTCTAGGACTATCTTTTGACGACGTTCTCCTCACACCGCAAATGAGCAGCGTGCTCCCCGGCGAGGCAGATCTCACTTCCGCACTTACTGAAAACATTGGCCTCAATATCCCCGTGGTTTCCGCCGCGATGGATACGGTTTCCGAAACCGAGCTGGCCATTGCCCTTGCACGTGAAGGTGGCATCGGTGTCATTCACCGCAATAACCTGATCGAAGACCAGGCGGCGATGGTTTCCAAGGTCAAGCGCTCCGAGAGCGCAGTGATTCATGAACCCTACACGGTCAAAAAAGACCAAAGCGTGGGGGAGCTTCGGTTCATCATGGACCAGCAAGGTTTCTCCGGATTCCCTGTGGTCGATGCCGATGGCAAACTGGAAGGCATGGTGACTGGGCGTGACGTGCGGCACATGGCCGACGATTCCGCAAAGATCTCAGAAGTCATGACCCCGCTCGAGCGCGTCGTGACCTCTCCGGAAAGCACCACCATGCGCGAAGCTCGTAGCATTCTCTACGAGAACCGTATCGAGAAACTTCCCCTGGTGGATGCCAATGGCACTCTCTGTGGTCTGATCACGGGGGCGGATATTGAAAAAAGGATCACCTTCACCAACTCCGCCAAGGACCCGAACGGCCAACTACGCTGCGGCGCCGCCGTGGGTGTCGGTCCAGACTGCGTGGAACGTGCAGAAGCACTGGTGAAAGCCGGCGCCGATGCTTTGTTCATCGATGCCGCGACCGGACACACCAGCCGTGTGATGGAAGTCATCAGTAAACTTCGCGAGCTGGGCGATGTGCCTGTGGTTGCCGGGAATGTAGTTACTGCCGAAGGCGCCAAGGACCTCTGTGATGCTGGCGTTTCTGCGGTGAAAGTAGGAGTGGGACCCGGTTCCATCTGCACCACCCGGGTGATTTCCGGCGTGGGAATGCCTCAGTTCACCGCTATCCAGAACGTGGCCTCGTATTGTCGCGACAAAGGAGTCGCGGTCATTGCCGATGGAGGTATCCGCTACTCGGGTGATATCGTCAAAGCTCTCGCAGCCGGTGCTGACCTCGTGATGTTAGGCTCAATTCTTGCCGGCACCCGCGAAAGCCCCGGTGCCACCGTGCACTACCAAGGTCGTCGTTTCAAATCCTACCGTGGAATGGGCTCACTGGGTGCCATGCGCAAAGGATCTGGAGATCGCTATGGCCAGAACAGCTCCGGGAAACTGGTGGCCGAAGGCGTCGAAGGTCGCGTTCCTTACAAAGGACCTTTGGCCGATGTGGTGTTCCAGCTGATGGGCGGACTTCGTTCCGGCATGGGCTACGTGGGCGCATCCAATCTCCCCGAGCTTCGTGAGCGCGCAGTGTTCACTCAGATCACATCCGGTGGATTGAAGGAAAGCCACGCTCACGATATCGTCATCACCGAGGAGCCGGTGAACTACCAACCTACTCTCTAA
- the guaA gene encoding glutamine-hydrolyzing GMP synthase, with the protein MTENNHVAVFDFGSQYTQLIVRRVRELGFFAKLYEPEDIVNIGQPGAIILSGGPKSTSDVDAPDIDFEKLKSYGVPVLGVCYGMQLLNIKFGGAVKSSNRREYGPAALKPSSNDGLYEGISHESQVWMSHSDTVSDLPADAQVLAANKEGTPVSLQWGDRFFGIQFHPEVTHSHEGLRILHNFLLQANELAEFRIEDFKREMLDGIREKVGDKQVVCGVSGGVDSTVLAVLLKEAGVNVRAIFVDHGLMRLDEGDEVRNNFHRMGVEIETVDCADLFLGKLAGVADPEEKRKIIGGLFIDVFWDTVGNAELLAQGTLYPDVIESASNAKSKASKIKTHHNRVDRILELQAQGKVLEPLAELFKDEVRELGTSLGIPADILNRHPFPGPGLAVRCPGDITEKKLRIIRECDHIFITRLKDHGWYDKVWQAYAGLIPVKTVGVKGDERSYEWAISLRAVISEDAMTADWVELPPALLRETSNRILNEVDGINRVLYDISTKPPASIEWE; encoded by the coding sequence ATGACTGAAAATAATCACGTAGCCGTCTTTGATTTCGGCTCACAGTACACCCAGCTGATCGTTCGCCGCGTGCGTGAGCTTGGTTTTTTTGCCAAACTCTACGAACCAGAGGACATCGTTAACATTGGCCAGCCAGGAGCTATCATCTTGTCGGGTGGTCCCAAGAGCACCAGCGATGTGGACGCTCCGGATATCGATTTTGAGAAGCTAAAATCCTACGGTGTGCCAGTTCTCGGTGTGTGCTACGGCATGCAGCTTCTGAACATCAAATTCGGTGGTGCGGTAAAATCCAGCAACCGTCGCGAGTATGGTCCGGCTGCGTTGAAGCCATCATCCAACGACGGCCTCTACGAAGGAATTTCCCACGAGTCGCAAGTTTGGATGAGCCACTCCGACACCGTGAGCGATCTGCCCGCCGATGCTCAAGTGCTCGCTGCGAATAAGGAAGGGACACCTGTCTCTCTGCAATGGGGTGATCGTTTCTTCGGGATCCAGTTCCACCCGGAAGTCACCCACAGCCACGAGGGACTGCGGATTTTGCATAACTTCCTGCTCCAGGCCAATGAGCTTGCCGAGTTCCGCATTGAGGACTTCAAGCGCGAGATGCTCGATGGGATTCGTGAAAAAGTGGGTGACAAACAAGTCGTCTGCGGTGTTAGCGGCGGTGTCGATAGCACCGTGTTGGCTGTCCTGCTGAAAGAAGCAGGTGTCAACGTGCGCGCTATTTTTGTCGATCACGGCCTGATGCGCCTCGATGAAGGTGATGAAGTGCGCAACAACTTCCACCGCATGGGTGTGGAGATCGAAACGGTCGACTGCGCAGATCTGTTCCTAGGTAAATTGGCCGGCGTCGCTGATCCGGAGGAAAAACGCAAAATCATCGGCGGCCTCTTCATCGATGTCTTCTGGGACACCGTTGGAAATGCTGAACTGCTCGCTCAAGGCACGCTCTATCCCGACGTGATCGAATCGGCCTCTAATGCCAAATCGAAGGCGTCCAAAATCAAGACTCACCACAATCGGGTCGACCGCATTCTCGAGCTGCAAGCGCAGGGCAAAGTGCTCGAGCCTCTTGCCGAACTCTTCAAAGACGAAGTCCGCGAGTTGGGAACCTCATTGGGAATCCCGGCTGACATTCTCAACCGTCACCCATTCCCTGGTCCAGGCCTCGCTGTGCGTTGTCCTGGTGACATCACCGAAAAGAAACTTCGGATCATCCGTGAGTGCGACCACATCTTTATCACCCGTCTGAAAGATCACGGCTGGTATGATAAAGTTTGGCAGGCTTACGCAGGTTTGATTCCGGTGAAAACAGTGGGTGTCAAAGGTGACGAGCGCAGCTATGAGTGGGCGATCAGCCTGCGTGCTGTGATCAGCGAAGATGCTATGACCGCTGACTGGGTCGAGCTGCCACCCGCGCTGCTTCGCGAGACCAGCAACCGCATCCTCAACGAAGTCGATGGCATCAACCGCGTGCTCTACGATATTTCCACCAAGCCGCCAGCGAGCATTGAGTGGGAGTAA
- a CDS encoding TPM domain-containing protein has product MADLDAQYGEDEVRMRRLSDSAGVLRLKERKKAVKWFDQFEASFPQLFFSVYFGALDDRLNIRQFGLWLLNHGAFEDVDLSRPNDGGVLLVVDVNSKAAFIANGYLLDVYLKEEDSFRALSSAHPHLLQGNYYRALKSVMKSLSAALRKRSRQANRNPEKYQRLVGQPHQEMGDILQRIRSVQPSENSESATEPKPSHLKAQ; this is encoded by the coding sequence ATGGCGGACCTTGATGCTCAATATGGCGAGGACGAGGTCCGCATGCGCCGACTGAGCGATTCGGCCGGTGTGCTGCGTTTGAAGGAACGCAAGAAGGCGGTGAAATGGTTCGACCAATTCGAAGCGAGTTTTCCCCAGCTTTTTTTCAGTGTCTACTTCGGGGCGCTCGATGACCGCTTGAACATTCGGCAGTTCGGTCTGTGGCTGCTGAATCACGGAGCCTTCGAAGATGTCGATTTGAGCCGACCGAATGACGGTGGTGTCTTACTCGTCGTGGATGTGAACTCCAAGGCCGCCTTCATCGCGAATGGTTACCTTTTGGATGTTTATCTGAAGGAGGAAGACAGCTTTCGTGCCCTATCCTCCGCGCACCCCCACTTGCTGCAGGGGAATTACTATCGGGCACTGAAGTCGGTGATGAAAAGCCTCTCTGCCGCACTGCGAAAGCGCTCCCGGCAGGCGAACCGGAATCCAGAAAAATACCAACGCCTTGTGGGACAACCTCATCAGGAAATGGGGGACATCCTCCAGCGAATCCGCTCGGTGCAACCCTCAGAAAACTCCGAGTCGGCCACAGAACCAAAACCTTCCCACCTCAAGGCCCAGTGA